The sequence tgaacatgacggACTATTTGagaattattcatttatttgtatacttTGTTATGAGTgagaaaacaaaaagaaagaatatatatattattgtaagCAGTATTTGTGCCACAAGTCGATGGCTTTAGTTACGATGGCGTCCGTGTTCTCCTGCGGTATCTGGAAGAGAAAACACATGGTGAGGGTTTTCACCTAGAAGAGGACAGTGGTGTTGGCTGTGGTTCACTCACATTGCACAGGAACCTCACCGCGCCTTCAGGCCGGCTGATTCCCATCAGCATGATCTTATAGCTGAGCAGAATCTCCAGGGCCACGAACACCAGGATCTTACACGAGCCGCTGATCACCTTGTCCCACACCCTGACAATCATCAGAGGGTCATTCAACAAGTAGATGTAAGGTCAAGATGTAACGAAAGTCTACTCATGTGGAATTAGCAAACGGGCTTAATAAATAGAGAGACAAATGTGAGTTGGGCAAAATCTGTCATTTCATCTGACATCTTTCTAGAACAGGCACCAAATGAGGCAGAAATGTGTAGAGCATTTttactcttaaaggtggggtaggtcattcacttcagaaacacttgttatattccatggaacgctcttaacatcccgatagcaaggaattcattaaatgctttgacaataaatacatacaaaaatgtcatctgtggaagccgtagtagccTACTGGAAAAAGCAcgacctaccctacctttaagtacaatttgaggtactttttCTTTGTATTCATTTCTATTATAGCTTAATTTATAACAATGCAACTATAAAGTACCAAACAATGCGGCAAGTATTTTAATGTATTATACATTTTGCATAATACATACAGTACTTACATTAGGTACATGTTGAGGCTTGTTTGACTTGATTAGGAATTTGAATGCAGGAGTTTTAATTATGAAGCTGCTAATTTTACTACAAGTACTTCCATCAATAGAAAACATGTAGAATGTCTCATTTTGAAAATATGGTTTTCACAGGCTTAAGGTTCATTAAATGTTCTGATTATTAATgcagaatataaaatatattaagtGTATATGATTATTATAGGTCAGACAGAATATACATTTGTTGAAAACAGgtccacctttaccagctgttAGATCGAAGTGATAaacttaaatatataaatattggaTTCATAATTATAATCAATGCATAACATACACATTTGCACCTTTTTAAGTATATTTAGTCGTTTACCTTTACCAGAATATTTTTTTAACCGTAGCATTGCATCTTTTACTTAAAAGATCGGAATATGTTCACCACTTGAAATGTGGTTCAAAGATCTTTCAGAAAAGCCTGAATAATATAATACAGGTTTTGCACATATCAGACTGCTGAGGATAGAAAAGCGTGTGCCGAAGTCAGGCGTGCGCTGTGGACAGTGAACGCACCTCTGCAGGCTGGACTCGGGCAGGCAGCCGGCGAAGCAACGTCTGAACCAGAGGCCGTAGGGCAGCTGGGCGAGGGTCCCACTGGTCTTCAGGTGGGTCAGCAGCCGAGGCTCCTCCTGACTCAGATAGTGCTCCAGGCTCTTCGGCTGCACCGCAACAGGGGAGACAACAAACCTTCATTCATAACGCAGGTATAACAATAAAGTAATTTAAACTCCTGAGTCATGACAGTtttcattaaaggtcccatgtcatgcttttcggGTTCTttcccgtccccttgtgttatgaaggggGCATGCGGCTCCTTTAAGACTAGTTGCGGCTCTTTTAAGTCCCActtataatataaaataaaaaaataaataaaaaaacattgtcagcagaattcatcaacatttcattatcactcacaagtcacacatcagtcatcacacacatcagtctattaagccgccccccccatccctctgaacaaccaatcacaaattATTTCAGGTTTCGCGCTCTGATTGCAGGTGCGCGAGATAATTGCTCCGTCACACTGGGAAAACTAGCTTACAGCACTATGCAAAAATGGCAAAGGAATATAGGTAACGAAAATATGAAGAGGAATATCGAACATTTAAAGAGGACTGGGAACTCGAGTTTTTCTTCGTCTCCACCGGTTCGGGAAAATGCATCTGCCTGCTTTGTGACAACGTCATTTCACAATTTAAAAAGGTCCAATTTGCAGCGCCATCACGACACAAAACACCCGAAGTTCAGTACCGACTTTCCGAAAGGTGGAGAGCTGAGGGCGGAAAAGCTGGCGAGACTCAAACAGAACCGAACTGCTCAAAAAAACTTGAACTGATGAAAAAGATGAAGCCATATACTGATGGAGAAATGGTGAAGGATTGCATACTGCTGGCTTGTTCAACGTTGTTTCCTGAGAAAAAAGACCTGGAACGAGAGGCAAAAAAAATTCAACTGTCGGATTCTACTCTACTCTAGCTAGGAGGGCATgctgtctgttatctgttgttatgggcagtcagcaatgtgtgtttgtggttgcagtgaaaataataaatcacaGTTATTGCACTGTACATTATGCTTTTCATTCCTTAGTAACATATTaccaggggcggcgccagggggtatctaggagttgctatagcaactccaacaattggcctagcaacggcttagcaaccccattgttttgatatgaaaatgtatcatatttatacacattctcgcagcccgcgagaatgtgtataaatatgatacattttcgcgggatctatcaggggcgggtcgttgtaatttactgcgtgaactgttactttgctaattctcagtagatcgaaaatggaaacatttctcacagtcacAAGTCAGCGTAAACGACCGCGATCTCCAACGGAGCCGGTCCAGACGGACAACCCTGCTATCCACAAGGATCCCGATGTTCACTATGAAAACCGGAGGATTGGGACCACGAAGACCAGGTGCCCCCCGCCAACTGACCCACTGCACCCGCAGCAGCAGGACCAGCTAGctgctaccacgagctgcagtggAACTAGCGCTGCTCTCCGCACCGTGATGATCCACTGCCCTCATTtcctccaccctgctctctgcagagctccactccagaatatacacattctgctagtcagtgattctcagacacagcgtctcaccctttgagcatctcggcagaaatgagcagtcactcctctcagttacaaatggtcattttaaatgaatcaagaatgtgttatattttccgacatggcgcattgttcgaggcgtgctgacagtgagatctaacacggggaattgtgaatgaggagaagagaactgagaatgaggaggaggacgaggagggagaggaggaggaggagggaggaggatgaaggagtaggagaggaaggaggagaGTCCAAATAATGaggccagagaggaggaaaatTGCGTTATTAGGCAATGTTTGTtggtgggagttagggagagaccgccccttccaggtgttgtgttgtgtgtgcgttttccggtgtgtgttacgtgaaagtcatgagtgttacactattgaattggttctgtaaataaagagaacattttgacattgaaggcttgagtgatcttgaatagcggtgaatgctacaatatgaacaggctcgtgcttggcccactggtattgttgtttattttgaaaattaactagcaacgccgtgctgtcatatatagcaactgctaagctCTGCAGCAAAAACatcctggcgccgcccatgCATATTACTATTATCCATATTCTCAAATGCATAATGGTTTCAGGGAGGAAAGGAGCGTTTTTGGATTGTGGCTCTTGCAAAAATATTTTTTCGTCAATGTGGCTCCTGATTAGGACAAGGTTGAGTACCACTGCTGTAGAGAGTAaaactaacacagaaaagacctgtctgtgctgccccagaacccaaatggaccaatccgtggacacacacacacacacacaacacacacacacaccacacacacacacacacacacacacacacacacacacacacatcacacacacacacacacacaccacacacacacacacacacacacacacacacacacacacacacacacacacacacacacacacacacacaacacacacacacacacacacacacacacacacacacacacacacacacacagcacacacacacacacacacagcacacacacacacacactacacacacacacacacacacacctcccttttttttactattttatccTCTCATTCTTCATAACTTTTTCGTTCTTACACTTTATTTTTTCTGCTTTTTGTTTTcttgtgctagtggagcctcgcagatgggggtgctgcagcccccctCAGCATCCCGTGTCAATTCGtgatgtctcgcagaccccaagcagcaaccaggaaatgaatccagctcacactgtccgctccagcagcgagccccgcaacgtcccgccaacacggcacccagaccccacgcagcattctcatcggtttgtcattactggtgtcatgttctggttgctaacaaacgccattgtaacacataatcactgatgttctgctgtaacggtggtggactcatcagaacacgagctgaccaatcagagcacagtgggctcacagggagggggggcggcaggagctccaacaagccgtttaggacagagagtgaatacacacactATACGGAgaggctgtatgagaaaccaatgtgagtttggaacaatgtaaatctattctagtcaatggaattatgaccagtagaaatggccatgacatggacCAGGATACCTCTTACAGTATGAGTGTCATGTTCACAACTTGACAaggaatatataaaaaataattatctTATACATTAAGAACATTGAACATACCAAAGACTTCCactaatattgctttaaaaatatACAAGAGACGtgaattttgtaaacaattacaTTACAACTAGGGTAGCAAtttgaaaaatgtacttattgcGATTATTTTTGACAGATATTGCAATCGCGATTAGATTTGTGATAACAGAGGGAATGATAcagtttgaaaaatatattaaagcAATCACATTTTAAGGGGGTCTGTAGCAAACAAGGAGATTTCTGTAGATTTGGAAATTGTACTAGCCCATATTGATATTTTGATAACATGTTGATGAATTGTGTAGCCCTTATTACAACCCTTGTCACATTACGGTTTGGTAGCAGTGAATAATATAATCACTGAAGGAAGCAAACTCTTTTTTTTGGCTAttcaattcattttcaaacaaaaaaagtgttactttaTGCTTCAAGCTAAATGCAACACTCACAAGGTGGGGTACAGAGTCTCCAAACTTCGTGTTGAACTGATGGATGAAACACTTGATGAGCCAGTAACAGTCGATAGGATCGTCTACGATCTCCTCCATGGCTCGACTGATGGAGAGGAAGTCCTCGTTCTCTTCATCCTGAGAGGAGAAAGCAACACACCCCGTCATTATTAACACACATTTTAAGAGGTGGCAGCCACAGGACACACATCAACACCCAAGTTTAGACAGTTGTAAAtacaactgtatatatatataaaaatgtaaaccttttttttaagGTACCCATGCTTAGAAAAAATTAAGAAAAGTGACATTCATAATTCAGTTTGAAACTTTAGTTCTGTTCAGTGgttgcgttagactttttcgttgtccgtcattttgacggacatgatcgtaaaatgtccgtcataatccattattacccgtcattttatttttcatgttttaatgatgagatgagacatagcctatttaatatttatgtttgggtactgagcagcaaatgttcattcattcttttaatgattcatacagaacttttaagggcatggagagaaaaaaagatgaacagagacaccgaccgtgtggtcacttttcatgtcaacacgaacatGAATGATTTATTTGTTCCTGCACTGACAGCACAGCAGAGGGGGGCAGAGGCCGCTAAAAACACCACGACCATTGTGCCTAAACACGCAAATATGAACAATGCCATCTTTTAAATGAGACAATTACAATCaaaatatgaacaaaacatttacaacAACTCAATTGACCTGCTGTAGCCTAGCCTGAACGCTGATTTCTGCATCGCTGTGCACCCTCGGACAAATCTATTACTCATCTTAGCTTTTCTACAGATGTCGCAGAACATTTTGCCATCTTCCCTCCTCAGCCATATTAAACTCTTGCTCCCACTGAACCCGGTACTCCCGCTTGAACTCCTTGCCACTTGCTTGCCCCTCTGCCGCTGGCTGAACGTTGTCAGTTTTAGTCTTACTGGCTTGTCCTTCATCCTCCACCGCATCAATCCCTCTTTTCACCTCATTTATCCACACCATTTACTGggcttattaaaaaagcttcGGACGATCAGCTGCCGTAACATTTTGCGACTGCTAAAGCCGGTTAAACAACGAGGTCAAAAACAAGACTAGACAATAGCTACTTAATATACACACACGTCACCAACTGGACAGGGGTGTGAATGACTAAATAATATTTACAGActacagtagagtacagtaGATCGCCCTCAGTGGACCGGGCCACTAATGtaggatgtaatataatgtgggccgctggtgggcattttggcgctgttccgagttgtgttctaatctgtcaaaatgacggactgcttacagatttttccgtcattgttagaaaaaatccgtcattgacgaaagatattcggttaacgcgacctctggttcTGTTACATGTCTCATCCTACAACCTCCTATTTGTGATGCATCAGTACGACATTCATACTTTCTTCTCATTTTAGTGCCTTATTAGTCCCATATATGGACATGTTTCTCCCTGTGCGATCCATCTTACCGGAGCGGAGGTCTCGGAGCACCGTGGGAGCACCAGGGTCTCCAGCTGGGACATGCGCAGGTAGACGTGGGTGGAGGGAGTGGAAGGGTTGATGTATCTCATCACCTCCAGAGCCTCCAGGATGTCCTGGTACTGCTCCTTCCTGTAGCCTCCcaccagagagtgagagtcaTTGTGGGGGGGTAAGATGCCTGCAGGAAAAAGGTTTGGCATTATAGGTTGTGCGAGCACATTTGGTAGTGCGTGCCATTACTGTGATATGTGTTTGTCTTACCTAGCAACACCTTCCACACATGGATCCTGTACATAGAGGGGAGGGGGAACCTCTGACTGAAGGTGCTCAGCTTTTCTAGATCTGTtaggaaaaaaaaaacaatggtAAAAAGACAAGGACTGACTTACTGCCCCTAGAACCTAACCACAAACTAATGAGAAATAATGTTATGGCAGTGGGTGGAAATAACAATATGTGTCATCTGGTTCAACTCTCGTACATACTACTGAACGAGACCTGGCGTCATGGCACCTCGATCCAGGAGTTTGGCTCCCCCGGGAGAAATCAGTGTTAATATTGTCAATGTGCAGGCCATGGATGTATATTTAAAGAACGTGTAGGCctgaacatatttttaaaagtaAGCTGATGGGAAGAAAATAAACGTTATGTATGCGAATGTGAGATAGTTGTGACATAACGCAGGTCTTTGAgccaactgtgtgtgtgagtctggtGGTCAACCCTGAGCAACACAGGCATCAGCAGATATGGCAGAACGTGAATAATTGTTTTCATCACAATTCATATTATACTATATTGCTCTGATGGGCCGAAACTGGGTCAACATATCGCCTGAAAATCGCATTTTCATTTCTTAAATGTGAATATGTGTCTTTAACTGTGTTTTTCAGGGGAGTGAAATTCAAGATACACTTATGTTGTTAAAGATAGGCAGACATGTTTGTAATTAACCTAATATTTTTACCTGGGTCATGGCCCTCACTAATAAAATTCCAACCCATGGATTTAAGTCTTCCGGGTCTGAACTGAACGAATCAGGCTTATCTTTTTTTCTGCTTATTTATAGCCGTTTGGAACTCTCGTTGTCTTGGTTAGTTACAAGttaaagaaaaaaatgaaatatcAAAAACATCATTGAATGCTTATTTCTCATTGCAAGGAGCCAAACATAGCAGACTCGCTCCTTCAACATCTTCCACATGCCTCAGCTGAAACTGAGAGGGGCGGGTTTGCAACTGTGCGCCTATATAGGACAAAGTGCTTTATATTAACTAAATATAAATGATACAAAATAGCAGTTTCATCAGAAATAATATGGATTATTTTAAAATTAATCCAAGTGTGAATTTTTTTATATGGGGCTATCTAAATAGATTTAATAACTTATTTCCTCGACATTTTGTTGGTATTTTTATCATGCCACAAACAACTATACATGAATCGAACAACATTATCATTTTTGGGACATTCACTTGGTGATGGTTAAAACATTGTTTGTAGTGGTTCGAGGACAGTGGTGAAAGAGTTTGTCGAGATCTGCACTCTTCTGAATGCACCAATTTCAGGCAGCGTGGATTGGAAGCAATGTTTAAAGACTAATATTGGTGATATAGAACTGTTACCTACCGAGGGGATTGTCCTTGAGCAGTATTTCCAGAGATTTCTTCTCCTCCACTCCTCTGAAGCCCACTTTCTCATAATATGCGGAGCGGAAATTTCTCTGAGGGTCATCAGCCATTCTTTTACCTGGTAAATGACACCTACACAACATTTCCAAAAACCTTTAGCGTGCACTTTTACATGACATTTTCTGTGGCATATTAAAAGGGAAACAAATTAAACAGTCGACCAAatgttgtgtgttgtggtggAGTGAAACTAAGTATATATACGTACATACTGTACTTATGCACCAATGTGAAGTACTTTTAGTTTAAACTTGTTACCCAAATATTATATTTACTTTTATAtagactcttcttgcactatttctattttatttgtatttacttgcactatctattttatttgttcCATGTCCTATGTTGCGCTGTTGAAGGAGCCAAGACCTACGTTTTTCATAcgacatatctacactgtagctaatgtaCAAATTACAATAACGCCTTGAATCTGGAAATACTACAACTACAGGGGGAAATCCAAATCAAAGAGAAATTGACTTTTTACTGAACTACATTCATTCGTCAGCTTTAGTACCTAGTAACTTAATACACGCAAGCATGCAATGAAGACACATGGTTCCAGCTTTAAATAATATATGAATGTTTACTGCTTTTTCTATTGCTTATTTAATTCGTTGTATTAATCGTTGTCACTTAGTGACAAGCGAAATGTGCCGAACTTAATTTAGTACATCACAACAATTTAGCATTTTACAACAGAGTGATACATGTTTGTCAGATAAATAGTACTCCTACCTTGCACAGGTGTGTTCAGACGACTATAAAGGTTAGCTTTACGCTAGTAAGCTAACTTCATAGCTTCAGGTAACGAGCTAACATTAATGCTAGCTACAGATACAAGTACGACGCGTTTGTATCTGTAACATTATCGACAATATACATATGTTATTAGATATGTAGGTGCACGTTGTCGAGGCACTGCAGACAAATGCTTCATGTCCACAAGTCACATTTAGGACTGCTAGCTACATGCTAACCAGAGTTGTTATTATCAGGACACTTCCGGTTGGCACTGTCGAAATAAAACGCGAGACTCACGCTCACTTTCCCTACGACTGATGGCCTTTAAGGATCCCAATTATAAGTCAATGTTCTcttttattaattattaattagCAATGTTTGTACTCTAAATGGTTATGGATGAACAATTGTTATGTCTTCAAAAAGAAAATGATTATATTGACCCCAAAACATTTGTGTTTGTAATATTCCCAACATAAGGCATTTATGAGTTAAGATCGAGGGAATATGATACAACCTTGAGAACAAAATACTGTGGTCACTACCGAAAGAGTGgatgttttgtaaaaaataaagtagcCTATATTGAGTCATCAACTACAATGATACTGATTGGTTTAATGTATGTTCAATTTCAACAAtcatcaactctggaatcaatatGATCAGTATTATGCATTTTACAAAGAAAGTTTGCGTTAAGATGTTAATGAATTGTATAAATGTAACTTTGAAATTTGATTAGAAATTCACTTTTATTGATTTCATTGTGAAAACCCTCAAgaaatatttgttaaaatactATTTAGAGAAGGGAAGGTAAAACaatcttaacaggttaatataatacttttttacagtatattgtggtgaccacctatttaaccactgggacataattcaaacttggaactacagttgcggttattgttcccacacggacatgttatgggttacctataaatagtgtGTGCCCTCTTAGCTCtgtctcttgtcgacccgggctgcgacccgacaacatgtccttttctgctcctcattaaagttcccttttgcaccttcgatgcaccgcctctgactccatatctctcggcactacaatatgTACTATATTTCGGTAGTGAACATTTTTGGTAGAGGATGAACATTCCAATACAGTCTGAAAATATGATATACAATGTACGGTTCTTTTACTAGATATGTGTAATTTAGATGTGTTTTGTCATAAGTTTTGGGAAAAAAACGTACACAATTTCAAAACATTTCCATCCTGACTTTGAAC is a genomic window of Pseudochaenichthys georgianus chromosome 4, fPseGeo1.2, whole genome shotgun sequence containing:
- the tbc1d7 gene encoding TBC1 domain family member 7, which codes for MADDPQRNFRSAYYEKVGFRGVEEKKSLEILLKDNPLDLEKLSTFSQRFPLPSMYRIHVWKVLLGILPPHNDSHSLVGGYRKEQYQDILEALEVMRYINPSTPSTHVYLRMSQLETLVLPRCSETSAPDEENEDFLSISRAMEEIVDDPIDCYWLIKCFIHQFNTKFGDSVPHLPKSLEHYLSQEEPRLLTHLKTSGTLAQLPYGLWFRRCFAGCLPESSLQRVWDKVISGSCKILVFVALEILLSYKIMLMGISRPEGAVRFLCNIPQENTDAIVTKAIDLWHKYCLQ